From a region of the Acinetobacter larvae genome:
- a CDS encoding methylenetetrahydrofolate reductase C-terminal domain-containing protein, which yields MSLLATCFAQQQFCVLIEHLCSQKKQFAVSRHFAGFPAVMTLADRVQHDDDPAPLSCSTNYPAEVEKVLHYSGKDRDIVDLQQFLQEAEQAGQQNILFLTGDKLKQHHSGHEGYPRTRYLESVNAIMAAKQYGGFYIGAAVNPFKYTQAEQDAQYYKLHKKIKAGADFFITQLGFDLSALKKLQIFMQQNYPKHALLTCIMPLTAARAHFMHREKVAGIVISSYILDFLAQEKALGYSERVYMRCALQILICKAWGLAGVHLSACHTAKEQQILAHYLDCYRSMPLSECLALWYALWQIPNDRLLQPKVPCYARPASSTEIIQYQKFKLIHRVLFQTKFSQGIGYFIFKRKFWDRTLANKILLKVEHMTKHHAVGCESCGQCRLEETLYICPETCPKGLANGPCGGTYLDRCEFGDRECIHSRKARLAKAILAEDILSEKIIATVPKKIRGSSSWKNWYRIEY from the coding sequence ATGTCGTTATTGGCTACTTGTTTTGCTCAGCAACAATTCTGTGTATTGATTGAGCATTTATGTTCACAAAAAAAGCAATTTGCAGTGAGTAGGCATTTCGCTGGCTTTCCTGCAGTAATGACTTTGGCCGATCGTGTACAACATGATGATGATCCTGCGCCTTTAAGTTGTAGTACCAATTATCCCGCCGAGGTTGAGAAAGTACTGCATTATTCAGGTAAGGACCGTGATATTGTTGATTTACAGCAATTTCTGCAAGAAGCTGAGCAAGCAGGACAGCAGAATATTTTATTTTTGACGGGTGATAAGCTAAAACAGCATCATTCAGGTCATGAGGGTTATCCACGAACCCGTTATTTAGAATCTGTGAATGCCATAATGGCAGCGAAACAATATGGTGGATTTTATATTGGGGCCGCAGTAAACCCTTTTAAGTACACTCAGGCAGAGCAAGATGCACAGTATTATAAATTGCATAAGAAAATAAAAGCTGGTGCGGATTTTTTTATTACTCAATTAGGATTTGATTTAAGTGCATTAAAAAAGTTACAAATATTTATGCAGCAGAATTACCCCAAACACGCTTTATTGACCTGCATTATGCCATTAACGGCAGCACGGGCTCATTTTATGCATCGTGAAAAAGTTGCGGGTATTGTGATTAGCTCTTATATATTGGATTTTTTAGCACAAGAAAAAGCCTTAGGTTATTCTGAACGCGTCTATATGCGTTGTGCTTTACAGATATTGATTTGCAAAGCTTGGGGTTTGGCGGGTGTGCATTTATCGGCTTGTCATACAGCAAAAGAACAGCAGATATTGGCACATTATTTAGACTGTTATCGCTCTATGCCTTTATCTGAATGTTTGGCATTGTGGTATGCATTATGGCAGATACCGAATGATCGCTTATTGCAGCCCAAGGTTCCTTGTTATGCGCGCCCAGCATCGTCTACTGAGATTATTCAATATCAAAAATTCAAACTAATTCATAGAGTATTATTTCAAACTAAATTTAGCCAAGGCATAGGATATTTCATTTTTAAGCGTAAATTTTGGGATCGTACATTGGCGAATAAAATTTTATTAAAAGTTGAACATATGACCAAGCATCATGCTGTAGGGTGTGAAAGCTGTGGGCAATGTCGTTTAGAAGAGACTTTATATATTTGCCCTGAAACTTGCCCAAAAGGATTGGCCAATGGACCTTGTGGGGGAACTTATTTAGATCGTTGTGAGTTTGGTGATCGTGAATGCATACATTCGCGTAAAGCGCGTTTGGCTAAAGCTATTCTGGCAGAAGATATATTGAGCGAAAAAATAATTGCTACTGTACCGAAAAAAATACGCGGTAGCAGTTCTTGGAAAAACTGGTACCGCATAGAATATTAA
- a CDS encoding phage holin family protein, with translation MSDSQSIIEASSVATSAAAKATVGGAGASLLGKVTGLDPVTAIGLIIGVGGLLISVLSFFINVYYKWRENKRADEIHRLKLKELRGQCNVKD, from the coding sequence GTGTCTGATTCACAATCAATTATTGAAGCGTCAAGTGTAGCGACTTCCGCTGCAGCCAAAGCAACAGTTGGTGGCGCTGGAGCATCACTACTGGGAAAAGTAACAGGGCTTGATCCTGTGACGGCAATCGGTTTAATCATCGGCGTAGGTGGCTTGCTGATTAGTGTGCTGAGCTTCTTTATCAACGTTTATTACAAATGGCGTGAAAATAAGCGCGCTGATGAAATACATCGACTCAAACTAAAAGAGCTTCGAGGGCAGTGCAATGTCAAAGACTAA
- a CDS encoding tyrosine-type recombinase/integrase, with protein MASYRQRGTSWRAEVSIKGFRDSATFDTKAQARAWASKRETELREQAEGKLPDYTFTEAIDRYMLEVSPKKKTCENELKRLNAFKNKFPKLVAKPIAMVTTDDLVRWRDARLKEVKPATVRRDGNILSGLFTVARREWKWIRESPMADLKMPSPPAHRDRRITEDEIYRLCTAASWDNEKPTNSTQQIIIAFLLAIETAMRAGEIQNLTWNRVFLAERYVTLTETKNGTKRNVPLSRRAVELLEFMADIDKENVFNINHGSFDTLWRKLRDRCEIEDLHFHDSRHEACTRLARKLEVLDLARMIGHKDLRSLMIYYNATASEIANRLD; from the coding sequence ATGGCTTCGTATAGACAGCGCGGTACCTCATGGCGTGCTGAAGTTAGTATAAAGGGATTTCGTGATAGCGCAACTTTTGATACAAAAGCGCAAGCTAGGGCTTGGGCATCGAAAAGAGAGACTGAATTACGAGAACAGGCTGAAGGTAAGTTGCCAGACTACACTTTTACAGAAGCGATCGATCGCTACATGCTTGAAGTTAGCCCCAAAAAGAAAACTTGTGAAAATGAACTTAAGCGATTAAACGCTTTTAAGAACAAGTTTCCGAAGCTGGTGGCAAAACCGATTGCCATGGTCACAACAGATGATCTTGTGCGTTGGCGTGATGCGCGACTAAAAGAAGTAAAGCCAGCAACAGTTCGTAGGGATGGAAATATCTTATCCGGATTATTTACGGTTGCACGCCGAGAGTGGAAGTGGATCAGAGAGTCACCTATGGCTGATCTAAAGATGCCATCACCACCAGCGCATCGAGATAGGCGCATTACAGAAGATGAAATTTATAGATTATGTACGGCAGCAAGTTGGGATAATGAAAAACCAACAAACAGCACACAGCAGATCATCATTGCTTTTCTTTTGGCTATTGAGACTGCAATGCGTGCAGGTGAAATACAAAATCTCACTTGGAATAGAGTTTTTTTAGCAGAAAGGTATGTAACCCTAACTGAGACAAAAAATGGTACCAAACGAAATGTGCCTCTCTCTAGACGTGCTGTAGAGCTCCTAGAGTTCATGGCTGATATTGATAAAGAGAATGTATTTAACATTAATCACGGAAGCTTTGATACGTTGTGGAGAAAGCTACGCGATCGATGTGAAATAGAGGATCTACACTTCCATGATTCACGACACGAAGCATGCACAAGATTAGCGCGCAAATTGGAAGTGCTAGACTTGGCTCGGATGATTGGCCATAAAGATTTGCGTAGCTTGATGATTTACTACAATGCAACAGCATCAGAGATTGCGAATAGACTTGATTGA
- a CDS encoding SGNH/GDSL hydrolase family protein, with protein MSVQNQVPIVTYTANGQTVNFPITFDLHDDRYLVVTVNKEIPPVGSYVVTQHKAVVFNVPPSQGAEITLARDTVPDRTTNFKSYDNSMRPEVFNYDFDKIWHFLQEQNIIDAITLARIKEEIEWRRTHDFNYDELARARDKQVFDGLKGYIDTYIAGSNPNIFGGVTAGVVFALDHKSVQTHLEDIADQLEQNRKNIAAVQQGYVASFKTYALADAAKTSLPKDSMIEVTNDPVNERNGRYVWDGVGLTKSSYDPVAISSRMTSEVINNPFLSFTTSISVDSNGIITFPSFSANKYGDELKNHPSIFEYSPASNSIIYYIYYRYSTNEIVSGTSVRKADGNIVLIGMAYQGRFASQYAVKYKTDTNAITKLSNEVINSKLNPNLPYDFIYQFNNQSNADFSPVVTVSDDVLKSLGVEFAQKIDASLNNRGAFAQVNLFERKLRGPLRCSFAFLVHDPLGKFDFGTGGPIIYCQKLNANGGGVANFLTIASSTFSFTQLSDKTRLYYRNYNNISLSQSTYPDSYMSNFIIGLRASAEVINPLYVSGYWFSYTDDVKGFRQPISLSDTHYPYFDRVSSATVLEHYYNAHKSTSKTVIELQESVKNIEKSSTVNLVKSNLNYALNNPLHSVYIRLIGDSITWGVGAENSAPAGDRNHSLNDQRNNLTCKSWANLLRDYLGQTYANNGFVIQDAPGSGYYEKEFIVDVTDQAYFQYIERSSDKAIAPIFNTDSISFFNKTLRLSSTSNSNGRLKFKFVGSKFRLMYTAQQKTTDNFIDVYANNKLVASFDYSAANGSQKYTDYVELEHGIYDVVVMNRSVDGGVLRLEAVCSVKKVKVSNDGISGTGSWEWIPGTALYKGSIQDSDEFVFVMLGTNDKGDTTRPPNNEVKTYNFVKQIVVDLKKRNKNVIVMAANAVTANESDKTYTQADTSVQLKKLSVEQSVLFVDQYAKTLPFKLTGDTFLADGLHPNDLGYRVMFENIKNNILDL; from the coding sequence ATGTCAGTGCAGAATCAAGTACCGATAGTTACATACACAGCGAACGGCCAAACGGTAAATTTTCCAATTACATTCGATCTTCATGATGATCGATATCTAGTAGTAACTGTCAACAAAGAAATACCACCGGTCGGCTCTTATGTTGTGACTCAGCATAAAGCCGTAGTTTTTAATGTGCCGCCAAGTCAAGGTGCTGAAATCACTCTTGCGCGTGATACGGTGCCAGATCGAACCACAAACTTTAAATCGTATGACAATAGCATGCGGCCTGAAGTTTTTAATTATGACTTCGATAAGATTTGGCACTTTCTGCAAGAGCAGAACATTATCGATGCGATTACTTTAGCGCGTATTAAAGAGGAAATCGAATGGCGACGAACACACGACTTTAACTATGACGAATTAGCTAGAGCTCGTGACAAACAAGTATTTGATGGTTTAAAGGGCTATATCGATACATATATTGCCGGATCGAACCCGAATATTTTTGGAGGTGTAACTGCTGGCGTTGTATTTGCACTAGATCATAAAAGTGTGCAGACGCATTTAGAAGATATTGCAGATCAGTTGGAGCAGAACCGTAAAAATATTGCTGCAGTACAGCAGGGTTACGTTGCCTCTTTTAAGACTTATGCGCTTGCTGATGCTGCAAAAACTTCATTACCAAAAGATTCAATGATTGAAGTCACTAACGATCCGGTGAATGAGCGAAATGGGCGTTATGTTTGGGATGGGGTGGGATTAACAAAGTCCAGTTATGATCCAGTTGCCATTTCGAGTCGCATGACTTCAGAGGTTATAAACAATCCATTCCTATCATTCACAACATCTATTTCTGTAGATAGTAATGGAATTATTACATTCCCCTCCTTTTCTGCAAATAAATATGGTGATGAACTGAAAAATCATCCATCTATTTTTGAATATTCGCCTGCATCAAACAGTATTATTTACTACATTTATTATCGATATAGTACAAATGAAATAGTATCCGGCACAAGTGTAAGAAAGGCCGATGGTAATATTGTGTTGATTGGCATGGCGTATCAGGGTCGCTTTGCTTCTCAATATGCAGTCAAATATAAGACTGATACGAATGCGATTACAAAACTTTCAAATGAAGTCATTAATAGTAAATTAAACCCTAATTTGCCTTATGACTTTATTTATCAATTTAACAATCAAAGCAATGCTGATTTCTCACCAGTTGTCACCGTAAGTGATGATGTTTTGAAAAGTCTTGGTGTTGAATTTGCACAAAAAATAGATGCTTCTCTCAATAATCGTGGTGCATTCGCGCAAGTCAACTTGTTTGAAAGAAAGCTGCGTGGTCCATTGCGCTGTTCTTTTGCATTCTTGGTACATGACCCGTTGGGTAAATTTGATTTTGGCACTGGTGGACCGATCATTTATTGTCAAAAACTGAATGCGAATGGTGGTGGTGTAGCTAATTTTTTAACGATAGCATCATCGACATTTAGCTTCACGCAGTTGAGCGATAAGACTAGGCTCTATTACCGAAATTACAATAATATTTCATTAAGCCAATCAACTTATCCAGATTCATATATGTCTAACTTCATAATTGGTTTGCGAGCAAGTGCTGAAGTTATAAATCCACTTTATGTGAGTGGATACTGGTTTAGTTACACCGATGATGTAAAAGGATTTAGACAGCCAATCAGCTTATCTGATACACACTATCCGTATTTTGACCGCGTCAGCAGTGCGACTGTTTTAGAGCACTACTATAATGCACATAAATCAACTTCTAAAACTGTCATTGAGCTTCAAGAGTCAGTCAAGAATATTGAAAAATCCTCAACTGTAAATCTTGTCAAATCTAACCTAAATTATGCTTTAAATAATCCATTACACAGTGTCTATATTCGGCTTATTGGTGACTCAATTACATGGGGTGTTGGCGCAGAAAATAGTGCGCCAGCCGGCGATAGAAATCATTCATTGAATGACCAACGCAATAATTTAACCTGTAAATCATGGGCTAATTTGTTGAGAGATTATTTGGGGCAAACATATGCGAATAACGGATTCGTGATTCAAGACGCCCCGGGCTCAGGATATTATGAAAAAGAGTTCATTGTTGATGTGACTGATCAAGCATACTTTCAGTATATTGAACGTAGTTCTGACAAGGCTATTGCTCCAATTTTTAACACTGATTCAATAAGCTTTTTTAATAAAACCTTGCGATTGAGTTCGACAAGCAATAGCAATGGTCGACTAAAATTTAAATTTGTTGGCAGCAAGTTTCGATTGATGTACACGGCACAACAAAAAACTACGGATAATTTTATTGATGTGTATGCTAACAATAAGCTAGTTGCATCGTTTGATTATTCTGCAGCAAATGGATCTCAGAAATATACTGACTATGTTGAGCTTGAACACGGCATTTATGATGTTGTGGTCATGAATCGCAGTGTTGATGGTGGGGTTTTACGACTCGAGGCTGTCTGCTCTGTGAAAAAAGTCAAAGTAAGCAATGATGGCATTAGTGGAACTGGATCATGGGAGTGGATCCCAGGCACTGCTTTGTATAAAGGAAGTATTCAAGATTCTGATGAGTTTGTTTTTGTTATGCTTGGAACAAACGATAAGGGTGATACAACAAGACCGCCGAACAACGAAGTCAAAACATACAACTTCGTCAAACAGATTGTTGTAGACCTTAAGAAACGAAATAAAAATGTAATTGTTATGGCAGCAAATGCTGTGACTGCAAATGAGTCTGACAAGACGTATACACAAGCGGACACATCTGTTCAACTTAAGAAACTATCAGTTGAACAATCTGTTTTGTTTGTTGACCAATATGCCAAGACATTACCATTTAAGTTAACCGGTGATACCTTTCTGGCGGATGGATTGCACCCTAATGATTTGGGCTATCGAGTGATGTTTGAGAATATTAAAAATAATATTTTAGATCTATAA
- a CDS encoding integrase arm-type DNA-binding domain-containing protein, with protein sequence MPKKVISLTDSKIKAFLREIKSSNPNGLDKDIRLSDRDGLNLLIRKNGTVMWRFDYTRPISKKRNTMSIGIYPEISLAKAREYKDQFRALVAQGKDPQQEKLGIEEKERIKQENTFKVVAELYKSKQKLAPAAVAPMF encoded by the coding sequence ATGCCAAAAAAAGTAATTTCGCTTACAGATAGCAAAATCAAAGCATTTCTTCGAGAGATAAAATCTAGCAATCCCAATGGCTTAGATAAAGATATTCGTCTTAGTGATAGGGATGGTTTGAATCTTCTAATCCGCAAAAACGGTACTGTAATGTGGCGTTTTGACTATACGCGACCAATCTCTAAAAAAAGAAATACAATGTCTATCGGCATTTATCCCGAAATTAGTTTAGCCAAGGCTCGCGAATATAAAGATCAATTCCGTGCATTGGTTGCCCAAGGCAAAGACCCGCAGCAAGAAAAGCTAGGTATAGAAGAAAAAGAACGCATCAAGCAGGAAAATACTTTTAAAGTTGTTGCTGAGCTTTATAAGAGCAAACAAAAGTTAGCACCGGCAGCGGTGGCTCCGATGTTTTGA
- a CDS encoding lysozyme, translating to MSKTKYTVTALTVISAIGVAFTTSYEGTVLKPYYDSGKVATIGTGTTIYPNGQRVKITDPPITKKQAAEYLQFHMNKDAQRFNKTLQGVKLSQDEYDLYMDFTYQFGTGAWQQSSMLRNLKAEQYVQACKSLLKWRYVAKKDCSIRSNNCYGVWTRQQARYNKCLEAQ from the coding sequence ATGTCAAAGACTAAATACACTGTAACTGCTCTGACGGTCATTAGCGCGATTGGCGTCGCATTCACAACGAGCTACGAAGGTACGGTATTAAAGCCTTATTACGATAGTGGCAAGGTCGCAACAATTGGCACCGGAACAACGATTTACCCGAACGGCCAGCGCGTCAAAATCACTGACCCACCTATTACCAAAAAACAAGCTGCTGAATATCTCCAATTCCACATGAATAAAGATGCTCAGCGATTTAACAAAACGCTGCAGGGAGTGAAGTTATCTCAAGATGAATACGATCTTTATATGGATTTCACTTATCAGTTTGGTACTGGCGCGTGGCAACAATCTTCAATGCTCCGAAATCTAAAAGCAGAGCAGTACGTGCAAGCTTGTAAGTCTTTACTGAAATGGCGCTATGTTGCGAAAAAAGATTGCAGTATCCGATCCAATAACTGCTATGGCGTTTGGACTCGCCAGCAAGCGCGTTACAACAAATGCTTGGAGGCACAATGA
- a CDS encoding IS3 family transposase (programmed frameshift), with the protein MARRPRRNHSDDFKAKVALAAIKGEKTLAELSADFDIHQNQIIDWKNQLIAASAQAFANPKKDTEPQVDLKKLHAKIGEQALEIDFLESVLKKLGRFNHKKLIDDSQQLSVTRQAKLLKVSRGSYYYRPKPTSDLDLKLMRRIDELHLMYPFAGSRMMRDLLRGEGHHIGRRHTRTLMKKMGIRVLYRKPNLSKPNKAHRKYPYLLRGLEITHSNQVWATDITYIPMAKGFVYLCAILDWHSRKVLAHRVSISMESDFCIEALNEAIQKYGAPEIFNTDQGSQFTSDAFISVLTTHEIKISMDGKGHWIDNVMVERLWRSVKYEEVYLKAYSNVADARCQLKLYIDFYNHKRPHSSLDKLTPNEFYYDQLPKQKQVA; encoded by the exons ATGGCGCGTAGACCAAGAAGAAATCATTCAGATGACTTTAAAGCAAAGGTAGCACTTGCTGCAATCAAAGGCGAAAAAACACTTGCTGAGCTAAGTGCTGACTTTGATATTCATCAGAACCAAATTATAGACTGGAAGAATCAACTCATCGCTGCGTCAGCACAAGCCTTTGCAAACCCTAAAAAGGACACAGAGCCGCAAGTCGATTTAAAAAAGCTACATGCTAAAATTGGTGAACAAGCTTTGGAAATTGATTTTTTAGAAAGTGTGTTGAAGAAACTGGGCCGCTTCAACCATA AAAAGTTAATAGACGATTCACAGCAGCTTTCAGTGACTAGGCAAGCCAAGTTACTGAAGGTCTCTCGTGGTAGCTATTACTACCGCCCTAAACCAACAAGCGATTTAGATTTAAAGCTGATGCGTCGTATTGATGAGTTACATCTCATGTACCCCTTTGCAGGGAGCCGAATGATGCGTGATCTATTGCGAGGAGAAGGTCATCATATTGGCCGACGTCATACTCGGACACTGATGAAAAAAATGGGGATACGTGTGCTGTATCGCAAGCCTAATTTGAGTAAGCCAAATAAGGCTCATCGAAAGTACCCTTATTTACTTAGGGGGCTTGAAATTACGCATAGCAATCAGGTCTGGGCAACCGACATCACCTATATCCCAATGGCGAAAGGATTTGTGTACTTATGCGCGATTTTAGACTGGCACAGTCGTAAAGTGTTGGCACATCGAGTATCGATTAGCATGGAGTCAGATTTTTGTATTGAGGCTTTAAATGAAGCTATTCAAAAATATGGTGCTCCAGAAATATTTAATACGGATCAAGGGAGTCAATTCACCAGTGATGCATTTATCAGTGTTCTTACAACACATGAGATTAAAATCAGTATGGATGGCAAAGGCCATTGGATAGATAATGTCATGGTTGAACGCTTATGGCGAAGTGTTAAATATGAGGAGGTTTATCTCAAGGCGTACAGCAATGTTGCTGATGCAAGATGCCAATTAAAGCTGTACATTGATTTTTATAATCACAAACGACCTCATTCGAGTCTAGACAAATTAACACCGAATGAGTTTTACTATGACCAGTTACCTAAACAAAAACAGGTAGCTTAA